Proteins encoded by one window of Vigna radiata var. radiata cultivar VC1973A chromosome 5, Vradiata_ver6, whole genome shotgun sequence:
- the LOC106762272 gene encoding G-type lectin S-receptor-like serine/threonine-protein kinase At4g03230 isoform X2, translating into MRSEGVVLLFSLLLLWLPIFFEICLGGDTLKANQNITQDSNGNLVSSNATFELGFFSPAEKSGGKYLGIWYHDLEPQTVVWVANREHPVPDSDGVFRIAEDGNLVVEYAFRSLWSSELATSSSSNRTLQLLDSGNLVLKKDDSEATYLWESFQNPTDTFLPGMKMDATLSLTCWRDSSNPAPGNFTFKLTQKAETRSFVVQYQSQIHWALDELDTEASSQVVFNLLNNDIWSTKTYNYSNKTLFVSQPYMYYKSRLLMNSRGEIVFFEWDEEDSNWTTIWSGPENKCDIPDYCGSFGLCSRDNLIPCKCLPGFSSIQGFPSDRESESQGCQRKSTTCTSTNEDVMFLNLTNIKVADPDQEIPTKTEGECQSMCIKMCPQSQCQAYSFNSSTYGDRGSYSCNIWTRPLPSLVENYLRGRDLSILVKTSDIAPTAKSCEPCGTYAIPYPLSTGSNCGDPMYNYFNCNKPTGKVTFMIPGRISYSYPLTWIDEDSRMFSIQTDDFYYFNYSFSSQNSTDFPFKVAEYIEDAVIKINWLPAPEPPCSQXTDCISWPNSTCRATGEGGSRCLCDSNYNWNNTLMSCTQEQSGNHSTRLELILLATLGSLAAVTCIIAFGIVWRKKKSLKHDRASTRIQESLYESERHVKGLIGLGSLEEKDIEGIEVPFYTFASILAATDNFSDSNKLGRGGYGPVYKGTFPGGQDIAVKRLSSVSTQGLQEFKNEVILIAKLQHRNLVRLRGYCIKGDEKILLYEYMPNKSLDSFIFDRSRTILLDWPMRFEIIVGIARGMLYLHQDSRLRVIHRDMKTSNVLLDEEMNPKISDFGLAKIFGGKETEASTGRVMGTYGYMAPEYALDGLFSVKSDVFSFGVVLLEILSGKRNTGFYESNQISSLLGYAWNLWSENKILDLMDSSLGESCNENQFFKCAVVGLLCIQDEPSNRPSMSNVLYMLDVETTIMPIPTQPTFFMNKRYSSSASSSSKPEISLQFDSSYEQGR; encoded by the exons ATGAGAAGTGAAGGGGTTGTGTTGTTGTTCTCCCTTCTTCTTCTCTGGCTGCCGATATTCTTCGAAATATGTTTGGGTGGAGATACTCTGAAGGCTAACCAGAACATAACTCAGGACTCCAATGGAAACCTTGTTTCATCAAACGCCACATTTGAGCTGGGCTTCTTTTCTCCTGCTGAAAAAAGTGGAGGGAAATACCTGGGTATTTGGTATCACGACTTGGAACCACAAACAGTGGTGTGGGTTGCCAACAGAGAACATCCTGTTCCAGATTCCGATGGAGTTTTTCGAATTGCGGAGGATGGAAATCTGGTGGTAGAATATGCATTCAGAAGCCTCTGGTCTTCTGAACTTGCAACATCCTCGTCCTCTAACAGAACACTGCAGCTCCTAGATTCTGGGAACCTAGTACTAAAAAAGGATGACTCTGAAGCGACATACCTGTGGGAAAGCTTCCAGAACCCAACAGACACGTTTCTTCCCGGCATGAAAATGGATGCGACTTTGTCGTTGACTTGTTGGAGAGACTCCTCTAACCCAGCACCTGGGAACTTCACCTTCAAGCTGACTCAAAAGGCTGAGACACGGAGCTTCGTTGTGCAATATCAATCACAAATCCACTGGGCACTTGATGAACTTGACACAGAAGCGTCTTCCCAGGTcgtatttaatttgttgaacaACGACATCTGGAGTACTAAAACGTACAATTATTCTAACAAAACACTCTTCGTATCACAACCTTACATGTACTATAAATCAAGGCTTTTGATGAATTCTAGAGGGGAGATAGTGTTTTTCGAGTGGGATGAGGAAGACTCAAATTGGACTACGATATGGTCTGGGCCAGAGAACAAGTGTGACATACCTGATTATTGCGGGAGCTTCGGCCTATGTAGCAGAGATAACCTCATTCCGTGCAAATGTTTGCCAGGATTCAGTTCTATTCAAGGTTTTCCTTCTGATCGAGAATCGGAGTCCCAAGGATGTCAGAGAAAATCAACGACGTGTACCAGTACCAACGAAGACGTGATGTTCCTGAACTTAACCAACATAAAAGTGGCCGACCCAGACCAAGAAATTCCTACTAAAACAGAAGGAGAATGTCAATCCATGTGCATCAAAATGTGTCCCCAATCACAGTGTCAAGCATATTCATTTAATAGTTCCACGTATGGTGATCGTGGTTCATACTCGTGCAATATCTGGACGCGGCCTTTACCTTCTCTTGTCGAGAACTACCTGCGCGGTCGTGATCTTTCTATCTTGGTTAAGACATCAGATATag CACCAACTGCTAAATCGTGTGAACCTTGCGGCACATATGCCATTCCTTATCCCCTAAGCACTGGGTCAAACTGCGGAGACCCCATGTACAACTACTTCAATTGCAACAAACCCACTGGCAAAGTTACTTTTATGATTCCCGGACGAATATCATATTCATACCCACTAACTTGGATCGATGAAGATTCCAGAATGTTTTCCATTCAAACAGACGATTTCTATTACTTCAATTACAGTTTCAGCAGTCAGAATAGCACTGATTTTCCGTTTAAGGTAGCTGAGTACATTGAAGATGCCGTAATAAAAATCAATTGGCTACCAGCGCCAGAACCCCCCTGTAGTCAGCNTACAGACTGCATTAGTTGGCCAAATTCAACATGCAGAGCAACAGGGGAAGGTGGAAGTAGGTGCCTTTGTGATTCAAACTATAATTGGAATAACACATTAATGAGCTGCACCCAAG AGCAATCAGGAAATCACTCAACTCGACTAGAATTGATTCTCTTAGCAACTCTTGGTTCCCTGGCTGCTGTGACATGCATAATAGCATTTGGCATCGtgtggagaaagaaaaaatccCTTAaacatg ATCGAGCAAGCACCCGAATTCAGGAGAGCTTGTATGAGAGTGAAAGACATGTGAAAGGTTTGATTGGCTTAGGaagtttagaagaaaaagacaTCGAAGGCATTGAAGTTCCCTTTTACACTTTTGCAAGCATTCTCGCAGCTACAGATAATTTTTCGGATTCTAACAAGCTTGGAAGAGGAGGTTATGGACCTGTTTATAAG GGAACGTTTCCTGGAGGTCAAGACATAGCTGTAAAGAGACTTTCAAGTGTTTCCACTCAAGGCCTGCAAGAATTCAAAAATGAGGTTATTTTGATTGCCAAACTTCAACATCGGAACCTTGTTAGACTGAGGGGCTACTGCATTAAAGGGGATGAAAAAATCTTACTTTATGAATACATGCCAAATAAGAGCTTGGATTCATTTATATTTG ACCGGAGTCGAACTATACTGTTGGATTGGCCAATGCGGTTTGAGATAATAGTAGGCATTGCACGAGGCATGTTATACCTTCATCAAGACTCTAGATTGAGAGTGATTCATAGAGACATGAAAACCAGCAACGTTCTCTTAGACGAGGAAATGAATCCAAAGATATCTGACTTTGGTCTTGCAAAAATATTTGGAGGAAAAGAAACTGAAGCAAGTACAGGGAGAGTGATGGGAACCTA TGGATACATGGCTCCAGAGTATGCTTTGGATGGACTTTTTTCAGTGAAATCTGATGTTTTCAGCTTTGGGGTGGTCCTACTGGAGATTCTTAGCGGAAAAAGGAACACAGGATTCTATGAGTCCAATCAAATTTCTAGCCTTTTGGGTTAT GCATGGAACTTATGGTCAGAGAACAAGATACTGGATTTAATGGATTCTAGTCTTGGTGAATCATGCAacgaaaatcaatttttcaaatgtGCAGTTGTTGGATTATTATGCATACAAGATGAACCAAGTAATCGACCCAGTATGTCAAATGTTTTGTACATGCTTGACGTAGAGACAACAATCATGCCAATTCCCACCCAGCCAACATTTTTTATGAACAAGCGTTATTCAAGTTCAGCTTCTTCTTCTAGCAAACCAGAAATAAGTCTGCAATTTGACAGCAGTTATGAACAAGGTCGATAG
- the LOC106761822 gene encoding uncharacterized protein LOC106761822 isoform X1: MLCFEAKNGTFYSCRCLHGSRVECRWFRENPNVKGVQIREKINRKWNVGVSRCMAYRAKAIASEQVDGSFKDQFKRIYDYANELLTRNPGSTVKVKVEDGGSGPIFKRFYCCLKACKDSFVSCRLIIGLDGAFLKGRYGGKLLTAVGRDANYQMLTLAYAVVEVENKDTWKWFLELVVEDLGGEEVSSSFTLMLDQQKGLLQAIQEVVPRVDQXFCVRHLYANFRKXFPGKQLKXLMWKAASTTQPQAWESEMRNIKQINDEAYKYLMKIPPRHWSRSRFSTIPRCDTLVNNMSEAFNSVLLHTRTKPIISMLEDIRIYLMQRWATNRSKIQSFSGDICPKIKTRLNKESQLTKHWIPCWSGQKLFEVRHVSQAGDKFVVNLDEHSCTCRKWAISGVPCCHSLSAIKFLNLQPEEFIPCCFRKTTYEETYNPIVYPINGQNMWEITPYVDVLPP, from the exons ATGCTTTGTTTTGAAGCAAAAAATGGTACCTTTTACAGTTGTCGATGTTTGCATGGGTCTAGGGTTGAGTGTAGGTGGTTTAGAGAAAATCCCAATGTGAAGGGAGTGCAAATTCGTGAAAAGATAAATAGGAAGTGGAATGTTGGGGTATCGAGATGCATGGCTTATAGAGCAAAGGCCATTGCTTCAGAGCAAGTTGACGGGTCTTTCAAAGACCAATTTAAAAGGATTTACGATTATGCTAATGAGTTGTTAACTCGTAATCCAGGATCAACAGTAAAGGTAAAGGTTGAAGATGGTGGCAGTGGaccaatatttaaaagattttattgttGTCTAAAGGCCTGCAAGGATAGTTTTGTGTCCTGCAGGCTAATTATTGGACTTGATGGTGCGTTTTTGAAAGGAAGATATGGTGGTAAATTATTAACTGCTGTTGGTAGAGATGCAAATTATCAAATGTTAACTCTAGCTTATGCCGTGGTGGAGGTAGAAAACAAGGATACGTGGAAATGGTTTCTTGAACTTGTTGTTGAAGATCTTGGTGGGGAGGAAGTGAGTTCATCATTTACATTGATGTTGGATCAGCAAAAG GGACTACTGCAAGCTATACAAGAAGTGGTGCCTCGAGTTGATCAANGTTTCTGTGTTAGGCACCTATACGCTAATTTTAGAAAGAANTTCCCTGGAAAACAACTTAAGCNTTTGATGTGGAAGGCAGCATCAACAACTCAACCACAAGCATGGGAATCAGAAATGagaaatattaaacaaataaatgatgAAGCCTATAAATACTTGATGAAAATTCCTCCCAG ACATTGGTCACGTTCAAGATTTAGCACCATACCTCGATGTGATACGTTGGTCAACAACATGTCTGAGGCTTTCAATAGTGTTTTACTGCATACAAGGACAAAACCAATCATAAGCATGTTGGAGGACATTCGCATATACTTGATGCAGAGATGGGCAACTAACAGGAGTAAAATACAATCATTTTCTGGGGACATTTGTCCTAAAATCAAAACTAGGCTAAACAAGGAGTCTCAGTTAACTAAACACTGGATTCCATG CTGGTCAGGACAAAAGCTTTTTGAAGTGCGCCATGTCTCCCAAGCTGGTGACAAGTTTGTTGTCAATTTAGATGAACATTCGTGTACATGCAGGAAGTGGGCTATCAGTGGTGTACCATGTTGCCACTCTTTGAGTGCTATTAAATTCCTAAATCTACAACCAGAGGAATTCATACCATGCTGCTTTAGGAAGACAACATATGAAGAAACTTACAATCCAATTGTGTATCCAATTAATGGTCAGAACATGTGGGAGATTACCCCATATGTTGATGTGTTGCCtccataa
- the LOC106761822 gene encoding uncharacterized protein LOC106761822 isoform X2 codes for MLTLAYAVVEVENKDTWKWFLELVVEDLGGEEVSSSFTLMLDQQKGLLQAIQEVVPRVDQXFCVRHLYANFRKXFPGKQLKXLMWKAASTTQPQAWESEMRNIKQINDEAYKYLMKIPPRHWSRSRFSTIPRCDTLVNNMSEAFNSVLLHTRTKPIISMLEDIRIYLMQRWATNRSKIQSFSGDICPKIKTRLNKESQLTKHWIPCWSGQKLFEVRHVSQAGDKFVVNLDEHSCTCRKWAISGVPCCHSLSAIKFLNLQPEEFIPCCFRKTTYEETYNPIVYPINGQNMWEITPYVDVLPP; via the exons ATGTTAACTCTAGCTTATGCCGTGGTGGAGGTAGAAAACAAGGATACGTGGAAATGGTTTCTTGAACTTGTTGTTGAAGATCTTGGTGGGGAGGAAGTGAGTTCATCATTTACATTGATGTTGGATCAGCAAAAG GGACTACTGCAAGCTATACAAGAAGTGGTGCCTCGAGTTGATCAANGTTTCTGTGTTAGGCACCTATACGCTAATTTTAGAAAGAANTTCCCTGGAAAACAACTTAAGCNTTTGATGTGGAAGGCAGCATCAACAACTCAACCACAAGCATGGGAATCAGAAATGagaaatattaaacaaataaatgatgAAGCCTATAAATACTTGATGAAAATTCCTCCCAG ACATTGGTCACGTTCAAGATTTAGCACCATACCTCGATGTGATACGTTGGTCAACAACATGTCTGAGGCTTTCAATAGTGTTTTACTGCATACAAGGACAAAACCAATCATAAGCATGTTGGAGGACATTCGCATATACTTGATGCAGAGATGGGCAACTAACAGGAGTAAAATACAATCATTTTCTGGGGACATTTGTCCTAAAATCAAAACTAGGCTAAACAAGGAGTCTCAGTTAACTAAACACTGGATTCCATG CTGGTCAGGACAAAAGCTTTTTGAAGTGCGCCATGTCTCCCAAGCTGGTGACAAGTTTGTTGTCAATTTAGATGAACATTCGTGTACATGCAGGAAGTGGGCTATCAGTGGTGTACCATGTTGCCACTCTTTGAGTGCTATTAAATTCCTAAATCTACAACCAGAGGAATTCATACCATGCTGCTTTAGGAAGACAACATATGAAGAAACTTACAATCCAATTGTGTATCCAATTAATGGTCAGAACATGTGGGAGATTACCCCATATGTTGATGTGTTGCCtccataa
- the LOC106762272 gene encoding G-type lectin S-receptor-like serine/threonine-protein kinase At4g03230 isoform X1 — MRSEGVVLLFSLLLLWLPIFFEICLGGDTLKANQNITQDSNGNLVSSNATFELGFFSPAEKSGGKYLGIWYHDLEPQTVVWVANREHPVPDSDGVFRIAEDGNLVVEYAFRSLWSSELATSSSSNRTLQLLDSGNLVLKKDDSEATYLWESFQNPTDTFLPGMKMDATLSLTCWRDSSNPAPGNFTFKLTQKAETRSFVVQYQSQIHWALDELDTEASSQVVFNLLNNDIWSTKTYNYSNKTLFVSQPYMYYKSRLLMNSRGEIVFFEWDEEDSNWTTIWSGPENKCDIPDYCGSFGLCSRDNLIPCKCLPGFSSIQGFPSDRESESQGCQRKSTTCTSTNEDVMFLNLTNIKVADPDQEIPTKTEGECQSMCIKMCPQSQCQAYSFNSSTYGDRGSYSCNIWTRPLPSLVENYLRGRDLSILVKTSDIAPTAKSCEPCGTYAIPYPLSTGSNCGDPMYNYFNCNKPTGKVTFMIPGRISYSYPLTWIDEDSRMFSIQTDDFYYFNYSFSSQNSTDFPFKVAEYIEDAVIKINWLPAPEPPCSQXTDCISWPNSTCRATGEGGSRCLCDSNYNWNNTLMSCTQEEQSGNHSTRLELILLATLGSLAAVTCIIAFGIVWRKKKSLKHDRASTRIQESLYESERHVKGLIGLGSLEEKDIEGIEVPFYTFASILAATDNFSDSNKLGRGGYGPVYKGTFPGGQDIAVKRLSSVSTQGLQEFKNEVILIAKLQHRNLVRLRGYCIKGDEKILLYEYMPNKSLDSFIFDRSRTILLDWPMRFEIIVGIARGMLYLHQDSRLRVIHRDMKTSNVLLDEEMNPKISDFGLAKIFGGKETEASTGRVMGTYGYMAPEYALDGLFSVKSDVFSFGVVLLEILSGKRNTGFYESNQISSLLGYAWNLWSENKILDLMDSSLGESCNENQFFKCAVVGLLCIQDEPSNRPSMSNVLYMLDVETTIMPIPTQPTFFMNKRYSSSASSSSKPEISLQFDSSYEQGR, encoded by the exons ATGAGAAGTGAAGGGGTTGTGTTGTTGTTCTCCCTTCTTCTTCTCTGGCTGCCGATATTCTTCGAAATATGTTTGGGTGGAGATACTCTGAAGGCTAACCAGAACATAACTCAGGACTCCAATGGAAACCTTGTTTCATCAAACGCCACATTTGAGCTGGGCTTCTTTTCTCCTGCTGAAAAAAGTGGAGGGAAATACCTGGGTATTTGGTATCACGACTTGGAACCACAAACAGTGGTGTGGGTTGCCAACAGAGAACATCCTGTTCCAGATTCCGATGGAGTTTTTCGAATTGCGGAGGATGGAAATCTGGTGGTAGAATATGCATTCAGAAGCCTCTGGTCTTCTGAACTTGCAACATCCTCGTCCTCTAACAGAACACTGCAGCTCCTAGATTCTGGGAACCTAGTACTAAAAAAGGATGACTCTGAAGCGACATACCTGTGGGAAAGCTTCCAGAACCCAACAGACACGTTTCTTCCCGGCATGAAAATGGATGCGACTTTGTCGTTGACTTGTTGGAGAGACTCCTCTAACCCAGCACCTGGGAACTTCACCTTCAAGCTGACTCAAAAGGCTGAGACACGGAGCTTCGTTGTGCAATATCAATCACAAATCCACTGGGCACTTGATGAACTTGACACAGAAGCGTCTTCCCAGGTcgtatttaatttgttgaacaACGACATCTGGAGTACTAAAACGTACAATTATTCTAACAAAACACTCTTCGTATCACAACCTTACATGTACTATAAATCAAGGCTTTTGATGAATTCTAGAGGGGAGATAGTGTTTTTCGAGTGGGATGAGGAAGACTCAAATTGGACTACGATATGGTCTGGGCCAGAGAACAAGTGTGACATACCTGATTATTGCGGGAGCTTCGGCCTATGTAGCAGAGATAACCTCATTCCGTGCAAATGTTTGCCAGGATTCAGTTCTATTCAAGGTTTTCCTTCTGATCGAGAATCGGAGTCCCAAGGATGTCAGAGAAAATCAACGACGTGTACCAGTACCAACGAAGACGTGATGTTCCTGAACTTAACCAACATAAAAGTGGCCGACCCAGACCAAGAAATTCCTACTAAAACAGAAGGAGAATGTCAATCCATGTGCATCAAAATGTGTCCCCAATCACAGTGTCAAGCATATTCATTTAATAGTTCCACGTATGGTGATCGTGGTTCATACTCGTGCAATATCTGGACGCGGCCTTTACCTTCTCTTGTCGAGAACTACCTGCGCGGTCGTGATCTTTCTATCTTGGTTAAGACATCAGATATag CACCAACTGCTAAATCGTGTGAACCTTGCGGCACATATGCCATTCCTTATCCCCTAAGCACTGGGTCAAACTGCGGAGACCCCATGTACAACTACTTCAATTGCAACAAACCCACTGGCAAAGTTACTTTTATGATTCCCGGACGAATATCATATTCATACCCACTAACTTGGATCGATGAAGATTCCAGAATGTTTTCCATTCAAACAGACGATTTCTATTACTTCAATTACAGTTTCAGCAGTCAGAATAGCACTGATTTTCCGTTTAAGGTAGCTGAGTACATTGAAGATGCCGTAATAAAAATCAATTGGCTACCAGCGCCAGAACCCCCCTGTAGTCAGCNTACAGACTGCATTAGTTGGCCAAATTCAACATGCAGAGCAACAGGGGAAGGTGGAAGTAGGTGCCTTTGTGATTCAAACTATAATTGGAATAACACATTAATGAGCTGCACCCAAG AAGAGCAATCAGGAAATCACTCAACTCGACTAGAATTGATTCTCTTAGCAACTCTTGGTTCCCTGGCTGCTGTGACATGCATAATAGCATTTGGCATCGtgtggagaaagaaaaaatccCTTAaacatg ATCGAGCAAGCACCCGAATTCAGGAGAGCTTGTATGAGAGTGAAAGACATGTGAAAGGTTTGATTGGCTTAGGaagtttagaagaaaaagacaTCGAAGGCATTGAAGTTCCCTTTTACACTTTTGCAAGCATTCTCGCAGCTACAGATAATTTTTCGGATTCTAACAAGCTTGGAAGAGGAGGTTATGGACCTGTTTATAAG GGAACGTTTCCTGGAGGTCAAGACATAGCTGTAAAGAGACTTTCAAGTGTTTCCACTCAAGGCCTGCAAGAATTCAAAAATGAGGTTATTTTGATTGCCAAACTTCAACATCGGAACCTTGTTAGACTGAGGGGCTACTGCATTAAAGGGGATGAAAAAATCTTACTTTATGAATACATGCCAAATAAGAGCTTGGATTCATTTATATTTG ACCGGAGTCGAACTATACTGTTGGATTGGCCAATGCGGTTTGAGATAATAGTAGGCATTGCACGAGGCATGTTATACCTTCATCAAGACTCTAGATTGAGAGTGATTCATAGAGACATGAAAACCAGCAACGTTCTCTTAGACGAGGAAATGAATCCAAAGATATCTGACTTTGGTCTTGCAAAAATATTTGGAGGAAAAGAAACTGAAGCAAGTACAGGGAGAGTGATGGGAACCTA TGGATACATGGCTCCAGAGTATGCTTTGGATGGACTTTTTTCAGTGAAATCTGATGTTTTCAGCTTTGGGGTGGTCCTACTGGAGATTCTTAGCGGAAAAAGGAACACAGGATTCTATGAGTCCAATCAAATTTCTAGCCTTTTGGGTTAT GCATGGAACTTATGGTCAGAGAACAAGATACTGGATTTAATGGATTCTAGTCTTGGTGAATCATGCAacgaaaatcaatttttcaaatgtGCAGTTGTTGGATTATTATGCATACAAGATGAACCAAGTAATCGACCCAGTATGTCAAATGTTTTGTACATGCTTGACGTAGAGACAACAATCATGCCAATTCCCACCCAGCCAACATTTTTTATGAACAAGCGTTATTCAAGTTCAGCTTCTTCTTCTAGCAAACCAGAAATAAGTCTGCAATTTGACAGCAGTTATGAACAAGGTCGATAG
- the LOC106760672 gene encoding calcium-binding protein PBP1-like produces MEFEDLLPVIAGKLGGEGLIDELCKGFQVLMDKEKGVITLESLRENSATMGLQDFKEEELASMMREGDLDGDGALSQMEFCVLMFRLSPQLMQDSWFWLQEALHHNNNSSL; encoded by the coding sequence ATGGAATTCGAAGACTTGCTACCGGTGATCGCCGGTAAACTGGGCGGTGAGGGACTGATTGATGAGCTTTGCAAGGGGTTTCAGGTGCTGATGGACAAGGAGAAGGGGGTGATAACCTTGGAGAGTTTGAGGGAGAACTCTGCTACGATGGGTTTGCAGGATTTTAAAGAGGAAGAGCTTGCGAGCATGATGAGGGAAGGAGATCTGGACGGTGATGGTGCACTCTCTCAGATGGAGTTCTGCGTTTTGATGTTCAGATTGAGTCCACAGTTGATGCAGGACTCTTGGTTTTGGCTCCAAGAGGCTCTGCACCATAACAATAACTCTTCCCTTTGA